Within the Symbiobacterium terraclitae genome, the region TGCTCCGTGCGGCAGAGGCCGATGCCCTCGGCGCCGAACTCGCGGGCCCGGAGGGCATCCTGCGGGGTGTCGGCGTTGGCCCGCACGCCCATGGTCCGGATCTCATCGGCCCAGGTGAGCAGCGTGCGGAACTCGGGCGACAGCTCGGGGTCGACCACGGGCACGGCGCCGGCGATCACGTTGCCGGTGGCGCCGTCGATGGAGATGACGTCGCCCTCACGGATCACGCGGCCGTTCACGGTGAACTGCCGGGCCTCGAGGTCGATCTTGATGGCCTCGCAGCCGACGACGCAGGGCTTGCCCATGCCGCGGGAGACGATGGCGGCGTGCGACGTCATGCCGCCGCGGGAGGTGAGGATGCCCTGGGAGACGACCATTCCGTGGATGTCGTCCGGCGAGGTCTCAGGCCGGACCATGATGACCTTCTGGCCCTCGCCCGCCAGCTTGACGGCCCGGTCGGGGTCGAAGACGCAGACGCCGGAGGCGGCGCCAGGCGAGGCGGCGAGACCCGTGGCCAGGATGTCGAGCTTCGCCTTGGGGTCGATGGCCGGGTGGAGGATGTTGTTGATCTTGTCCGGCTCGACCCGCAGGATCGCCTGCTCCTTGGAGATCTTGCCCTCGTTGACGAGGTCGACGGCGATCTTGATGGAGGCGACCGGGGTGCGCTTGCCGGCGCGGCACTGCAGCATGTAGAGCTTGCCCCGCTCGACCGTGAACTCGATGTCCTGCATGTCCTTGTAGTGGGACTCGAGCAGCTCGCACAGGTTGAAGAGCTGATCGTAGACCTCGGGCATGGTCTCCTTCAGGTGCGAGATCGGGTACGGCGTGCGGATGCCGGCCACGACGTCCTCGCCCTGGGCGTTGGGGAGGTACTCGCCGTAGAACTCCTTGACGCCGGAGTTCGGGTTGCGGGTGAAGCAGACGCCGGTGGCGGAGTCGTCGCCCATGTTGCCGAAGGCCATCGCCTGCACGTTGACGGCCGTGCCCAGCGTCTCGGGGATCTTGTTGATGCGCCGGTAGACCTGGGCCCGGGGGTTGTCCCAGGACTCGAACACGGCGTTGATCGCGGCCATCAGCTGCGCCCGCGGATCCATCGGGAAGGGCTTGCCGATGGTCTTCTCGACCAGCGCCTTGTACTCCGGCACGATCGCCTTGAAGTGCTCAGCCTGCAGCTCGATGTCCTGCGTGAAGCCGTGGCGCTTCTTGTGCTCATCGAGGATGGCCTCGAAGTTGTGCAGGCCGATGCCCAGCACGACGTTGGAGAACATCTGGATGAAGCGCCGGTAGGAGTCCCACGCGAACCGCGGGTTGTTGGTGGCCCGGGCCAGGGCCTCGACGGTCTCGTCGTTGAGGCCGAGGTTGAGGATGGTGTCCATCATGCCCGGCATGGAGACCGGCGCACCGGAGCGGACGGAGACGAGCAGCGGGTTGGTGGCGTCGCCGAAGCGCTTGCCCATCTTCTTCTCGAGCGCAGCCAGCGCCGCGTCGATCTGCTCGATGACCTCGGGGGTCAGGCTCTTGGTGGTCTGGTACTCCCGACAGACCTCGGTGGTGATCGTGAAGCCAGGAGGCACCGGCAGACCGATCACCGTCATCTCGGCGAGGTTGGCGCCCTTGCCGCCCAGCAGCATGCGCATGTCAGCCCGGCCCTCTTCGAAAAGGTAAACCGACTTCCTAGTCACCGAAATTCACCCCTCGGTTGATGATTTCCAGGACCCGGACCGCCGTCTCTTCAACCGCCTTGTTCGTCACATCAATCACCGCGCAGCCGACCTTCTTGAAGACAGACTCGGCGTAGTCCAACTCCTGGAGAATTCGTGCCATGCTTGAGTAGTTGGCAT harbors:
- the ppdK gene encoding pyruvate, phosphate dikinase, producing MTRKSVYLFEEGRADMRMLLGGKGANLAEMTVIGLPVPPGFTITTEVCREYQTTKSLTPEVIEQIDAALAALEKKMGKRFGDATNPLLVSVRSGAPVSMPGMMDTILNLGLNDETVEALARATNNPRFAWDSYRRFIQMFSNVVLGIGLHNFEAILDEHKKRHGFTQDIELQAEHFKAIVPEYKALVEKTIGKPFPMDPRAQLMAAINAVFESWDNPRAQVYRRINKIPETLGTAVNVQAMAFGNMGDDSATGVCFTRNPNSGVKEFYGEYLPNAQGEDVVAGIRTPYPISHLKETMPEVYDQLFNLCELLESHYKDMQDIEFTVERGKLYMLQCRAGKRTPVASIKIAVDLVNEGKISKEQAILRVEPDKINNILHPAIDPKAKLDILATGLAASPGAASGVCVFDPDRAVKLAGEGQKVIMVRPETSPDDIHGMVVSQGILTSRGGMTSHAAIVSRGMGKPCVVGCEAIKIDLEARQFTVNGRVIREGDVISIDGATGNVIAGAVPVVDPELSPEFRTLLTWADEIRTMGVRANADTPQDALRAREFGAEGIGLCRTEHMFGQGGHHPERMVVAREMILAEDKEERMAALEKLRVMQREDFYEIFKAMDPHPVTIRLLDPPLHEFLPDEEDLAIEVALLRAKGGNAEELREKENLLRKVRALSEMNPMLGFRGCRLGMIYPEIYEMQVRAIFEAAAQCNKEGMKVEPEVMHPLVGIVTELAFLREMTDRVAREVMEETGVTFKYMVGTMIEVPRAAVTADEIAEHAQFFSFGTNDLTQTTFGFSRDDAEGKFLAQYVERKVLPENPFVSIDRKGVGKMVEIACELGRKARPEIKLGVCGEHGGDPASIEFFQSVGLTYVSCSPYRVPVARLAAAQAAAKAKGERATSSTV